Proteins encoded together in one Spirochaeta isovalerica window:
- a CDS encoding MFS transporter produces the protein MENIKLYRYRWVVLAAFFLITMAVEIQWLTFAPIARAAQFHYRSQLVEGSLFNIDFLSMIYMFVFLILCIPASYIIDTYGIKKGIALGALIAGVSALGKGLFADNFKTVLLFQTGLAIAQPFILNSVTAVTVRWFPLNERGTAAGLAALAQYLGIIIVMIATPFMIRVGYGEAGEIVSVSGMNTMLLIYGAFTFVSGLAAALLIREKPPTAPSNETIEKQSFVKGIKRIFGLRDMQLLLILFFIGLGLFNAVSTVIDSICAAKGLSMEQSGLTGGIMLLGGIIGALIIPVLSDKMRKRKIFLQICMIGMLPSVAGLAFFTSFAPLMASSFFLGFFVMSAGPLGFQYAAEVSSPAPESTSQGVILLSGQISGLIFVAQMNTEQGIKLWMMIFVALTIAAVFLTSLLKESPMIVTEAEKYRL, from the coding sequence ATGGAAAATATCAAATTATACCGATACCGGTGGGTTGTTCTGGCAGCGTTTTTTCTTATTACCATGGCTGTGGAAATACAGTGGCTGACATTCGCGCCGATCGCGCGAGCCGCTCAGTTCCACTACAGATCTCAACTCGTAGAGGGTTCTCTTTTCAATATTGATTTTCTGTCTATGATCTATATGTTTGTTTTTCTCATTCTCTGCATTCCCGCCTCTTACATAATCGATACGTACGGAATAAAGAAGGGAATCGCTCTCGGTGCCCTTATCGCCGGGGTCAGCGCTCTGGGAAAGGGACTTTTTGCAGATAACTTCAAAACCGTCCTGCTTTTTCAGACCGGTCTCGCCATTGCCCAACCCTTTATACTCAATTCGGTGACAGCTGTTACTGTAAGGTGGTTTCCCCTTAATGAGCGGGGCACGGCAGCCGGTCTGGCTGCGTTGGCCCAGTACCTGGGGATCATTATCGTCATGATCGCCACGCCTTTTATGATCCGCGTGGGATACGGAGAAGCCGGAGAGATCGTATCTGTATCGGGAATGAATACCATGCTCCTGATTTACGGGGCGTTCACTTTTGTCTCCGGACTCGCCGCGGCGCTTCTGATCAGGGAAAAGCCGCCGACCGCTCCGTCTAATGAAACAATTGAAAAACAGAGCTTTGTCAAAGGTATAAAACGCATATTCGGATTGCGGGACATGCAGCTTCTCCTGATTCTCTTTTTCATAGGCCTGGGACTGTTTAACGCCGTTTCAACAGTGATCGATTCTATCTGTGCCGCCAAAGGGCTTTCCATGGAACAAAGCGGCCTGACCGGGGGAATTATGCTGCTGGGAGGAATAATCGGCGCGCTGATAATCCCCGTCCTCTCCGATAAAATGCGCAAAAGAAAGATTTTTCTTCAGATATGCATGATAGGTATGCTTCCTTCCGTTGCGGGCCTGGCTTTTTTCACCTCTTTCGCACCTCTGATGGCCAGTTCCTTTTTTCTGGGATTTTTTGTCATGAGCGCCGGACCTCTGGGCTTTCAGTATGCTGCGGAAGTCAGTTCTCCCGCTCCGGAATCGACATCGCAGGGAGTCATATTGCTCTCGGGACAGATTTCCGGCTTGATTTTTGTGGCTCAAATGAATACTGAACAGGGAATAAAACTGTGGATGATGATTTTTGTGGCGCTGACAATTGCAGCTGTTTTTCTCACATCGCTTCTGAAAGAATCGCCGATGATAGTAACCGAAGCGGAAAAGTATCGATTATGA
- a CDS encoding sensor domain-containing diguanylate cyclase, whose protein sequence is MKDSLKLFIANLSLLIIFAAAGLCFFPGLEVPVYLLVSAVIIAGGLINGRLLQKRNGEGRRYVSDLSETLMRQSPQGIFIIDRDGFIVDLNLKGESWFYDAREDICGKSLFRNVDCSLTGNRRFKTIFFNDMGTHFPAEVHVRRLDGERRNHYAVFIEDLTEIVREQDKLLRMANEDALTGLLNRRSFLLELKKEIDRSNRTGLDCTLVLIDLDHFKNINDTYGHDFGDEVLRVFSAVLRENCRSLDIICRYGGEEFVVLLPHTKPGSALNYLERVRTDFASYPYSRNIRPTFSCGVTGGKLKGAEGEVDRLLKEADTLLYRAKEKGRDRIEVPENSSSEKIRVVS, encoded by the coding sequence ATGAAGGACTCTCTTAAGCTTTTTATTGCCAATTTATCTCTTCTCATAATATTTGCGGCGGCGGGGCTCTGCTTTTTCCCCGGGCTCGAGGTCCCGGTCTATCTGTTGGTCTCCGCGGTTATTATCGCCGGAGGGTTAATCAACGGGCGGCTTCTGCAAAAGCGGAATGGAGAAGGAAGAAGATATGTCTCAGACCTTTCGGAGACTTTGATGCGACAATCTCCTCAGGGAATCTTCATCATTGACCGCGACGGATTTATCGTCGATCTGAACCTGAAAGGGGAGTCCTGGTTCTATGACGCCAGAGAGGATATCTGCGGAAAGTCACTGTTCCGCAACGTCGATTGTTCCCTTACGGGCAACCGCCGCTTCAAAACGATTTTCTTTAACGATATGGGAACCCATTTTCCCGCCGAAGTCCATGTCAGAAGGCTCGATGGGGAAAGAAGGAACCATTATGCGGTTTTTATTGAAGACCTGACTGAAATAGTCCGGGAGCAGGACAAACTGCTCCGCATGGCCAATGAAGACGCTCTAACAGGTCTTCTGAACCGGCGGAGTTTTCTGCTGGAACTGAAAAAAGAGATAGACCGTTCGAACCGGACCGGTCTTGACTGCACTCTGGTCCTGATCGATCTGGATCACTTCAAAAACATTAACGACACCTACGGCCATGATTTCGGTGATGAAGTGCTCCGCGTCTTTTCGGCTGTGCTCCGGGAAAACTGCCGGAGTCTTGATATTATCTGCCGCTACGGAGGTGAGGAATTCGTCGTTCTGCTTCCCCACACAAAACCGGGAAGCGCCTTGAATTATCTGGAGAGAGTCCGTACTGATTTCGCCTCTTATCCCTACAGCCGTAATATCCGGCCCACCTTCAGCTGCGGTGTAACCGGAGGGAAGCTGAAAGGAGCAGAAGGGGAAGTGGACCGGTTGCTCAAAGAAGCCGACACGCTTCTCTACCGGGCAAAGGAGAAAGGGCGCGACCGTATTGAAGTGCCTGAAAACAGCTCTTCTGAAAAAATCCGGGTCGTTTCATAA